In the Ilumatobacteraceae bacterium genome, one interval contains:
- a CDS encoding phosphoribosyltransferase family protein — protein MMFQTRCAGCDRAGAVLCRPCRFALAAPAGLPVGGDVIAAVPFAGRARDVLLGFKYRNRRRLAHHFAGLLVNRLLAEGVRPHDIDVVTWAPTSRRRRQQRGFDQAEVVARRLAAQLGLPCHRLLERDAASVAQTGLDRAARLHGPTFRSSPRAAGRRVLLIDDVVTTGSTLRSADRALADAGAVSVTRAAIATTPALVHRTRSSRPARRRTPNHGVVVQGPWAA, from the coding sequence ATGATGTTCCAGACTCGTTGTGCAGGGTGTGACCGGGCCGGTGCCGTGCTGTGCCGGCCGTGCCGATTCGCGCTCGCCGCCCCCGCCGGACTGCCGGTGGGAGGCGACGTGATCGCCGCGGTGCCGTTCGCCGGGCGGGCCCGCGACGTCCTGCTCGGTTTCAAGTACCGCAACCGCCGTCGGTTGGCTCATCACTTCGCCGGCCTGCTCGTCAACCGGCTCTTGGCCGAAGGCGTCCGCCCGCACGACATCGACGTCGTCACCTGGGCCCCGACGAGCCGCCGCCGCCGGCAGCAGCGGGGTTTCGACCAGGCCGAGGTGGTCGCCCGGCGACTCGCAGCCCAGCTGGGGCTGCCGTGCCATCGCCTGCTCGAGCGCGATGCGGCCAGTGTCGCCCAGACCGGACTCGACCGGGCCGCCCGGCTGCACGGCCCGACGTTCCGGTCGTCACCGCGGGCGGCCGGCCGACGCGTGCTGCTGATCGACGACGTGGTGACCACCGGGTCGACGCTGCGCTCCGCTGATCGGGCGCTCGCCGACGCGGGTGCCGTGTCGGTCACTCGAGCCGCGATCGCCACCACGCCGGCGCTGGTGCACCGCACCCGCAGCTCGCGCCCGGCGCGCCGTCGGACCCCGAACCACGGTGTCGTGGTCCAGGGCCCGTGGGCGGCCTGA
- a CDS encoding RNA polymerase sigma factor, translating into MVTTRVRADFDQLFAEHYERLVRALTVVAGNRETAEDAVQEAFVKAHLRWHKIGRYDDPVGWIRRVAINRLRDVHRSHERRRGVLRRLASRTEVEHLDPEIDEFDQILATLPRQQRAATALFYVEGLGIAEIADILEIAEGSVKSHLYDARRRLRPLLAPPTSNLQDPA; encoded by the coding sequence GTGGTGACCACGCGCGTCCGAGCCGACTTCGACCAACTCTTCGCCGAGCACTACGAGCGACTGGTCCGGGCACTGACGGTGGTCGCCGGCAATCGTGAGACGGCGGAGGACGCCGTCCAGGAAGCGTTCGTCAAGGCCCACCTCCGATGGCACAAGATCGGCCGATACGACGACCCTGTCGGCTGGATCCGGCGCGTCGCGATCAATCGGCTGCGCGACGTCCACCGGTCGCACGAACGTCGGCGCGGGGTCCTCCGGCGCCTCGCCAGCCGGACCGAGGTCGAACACCTCGACCCCGAGATCGACGAGTTCGATCAGATCCTCGCCACCCTCCCCCGACAACAGCGCGCCGCGACCGCACTGTTCTATGTCGAGGGTCTCGGCATCGCCGAGATCGCCGACATCCTCGAGATCGCGGAAGGGTCGGTCAAGTCGCACCTGTACGACGCTCGCCGGCGTCTGCGTCCGCTCCTCGCTCCTCCGACCTCGAACCTCCAGGACCCAGCATGA
- the secA gene encoding preprotein translocase subunit SecA, with protein MGILDRILRAGEGKKLKALQGIVPDINALEDEFKRLSDAELQGKTAEFRQRIDNGAGLDDLLVEAFATTREAADRVIGQRHFDVQMMGGAALHFGWVAEMKTGEGKTLVSTLPIYLNALEGKGVHLVTVNEYLARFQAEWMGRIYKFMGMDVGLIVPGFKSQPAEKRRNYAADITYGTNNEFGFDYLRDNMAPRLDAKVQRGHNFCIVDEVDSILIDEARTPLIISGRVGDAAKLYYRFASIIRSLRRDEDYEVEEDKRVVVPTEEGIEKVEAALGVDNLYDDVSANLVHQFTVALKAKELYKRDKDYIVQGGEVKIVDEFTGRILEGRRWSEGIHQAVEAKEGVKIKEENQTLATITLQNYFRMYDKLAGMTGTAATEAAELMNTYGLGVVPVPTNRPIARADQPDLIYKGELGKFNAVIEDIAERHETGQPVLVGTVSVEKSELLSRLMKQRGIPHEVLNAKQHTREADIVAQAGRLGAVTVATNMAGRGVDIQLGGSPELMARQEVHKEGFSPDLMVDDFTLPRPVSEMPEDFQEERAKAFARYEEHLAAFKAQCRAEGEQVRAAGGLYVIGSERHDSRRIDNQLRGRSGRQGDPGESRFYLSLDDELMRLFATGALQWAMGRFDDDEAIEAKMVTKAIERAQTTVETKNAEIRKNVLKYDEVMNEQRKVIYQRRDQILEGEDLKSAAAEYLADAVDALIQSHCASVATDEWDVDGLAKELTLFWPTTLSADDLAGVRNSDELYDVIMAEATNHYEQRETEMGDQVMREVERQVMLRIIDQRWREHLEEMDYLKEGINLRAMGQKDPLVEWQREGFEMFGGMMKGIAQDFVRYVMHVKVVEKDQEQPKLGTPQVLNMQTSSSDDQPTSSGFDRAAAQVAADDGAPAPAQPAPSTKPQTVQKDAFDKTPRNAPCPCGSGKKFKNCHGAA; from the coding sequence ATGGGCATTCTCGATCGCATCCTCCGCGCGGGAGAAGGTAAGAAACTCAAAGCTCTTCAGGGCATCGTTCCTGACATCAACGCGCTGGAGGACGAGTTCAAACGGCTGTCCGACGCCGAGTTGCAGGGCAAGACCGCCGAGTTCCGTCAACGGATCGACAACGGAGCAGGCCTCGACGACCTGCTGGTCGAGGCGTTCGCCACCACCCGCGAGGCCGCTGACCGCGTCATCGGGCAGCGCCACTTCGACGTCCAGATGATGGGTGGCGCCGCACTCCACTTCGGATGGGTCGCCGAGATGAAGACCGGCGAGGGCAAGACCCTCGTGTCGACCCTGCCGATCTACCTCAACGCCCTCGAGGGCAAGGGCGTCCATCTCGTCACCGTCAACGAGTACCTCGCCCGGTTCCAGGCCGAGTGGATGGGCCGGATCTACAAGTTCATGGGTATGGACGTCGGGCTGATCGTGCCCGGTTTCAAGTCGCAGCCCGCCGAGAAGCGCCGCAACTACGCGGCCGACATCACCTACGGCACCAACAACGAGTTCGGTTTCGACTACCTGCGCGACAACATGGCGCCCCGGCTCGACGCCAAGGTCCAGCGCGGCCACAACTTCTGCATCGTCGACGAGGTCGACTCGATCCTCATCGACGAGGCTCGCACCCCGTTGATCATCTCCGGTCGGGTCGGTGACGCCGCCAAGCTGTACTACCGGTTCGCCTCGATCATCCGCTCGCTGCGTCGCGACGAGGACTACGAGGTCGAAGAAGACAAGCGCGTAGTCGTCCCCACCGAGGAGGGCATCGAGAAGGTCGAGGCCGCACTCGGCGTCGACAACCTCTACGACGACGTCTCCGCCAACCTCGTGCACCAGTTCACGGTGGCGCTCAAGGCCAAGGAGCTGTACAAGCGCGACAAGGACTACATCGTGCAGGGCGGCGAGGTGAAGATCGTCGACGAGTTCACCGGCCGCATCCTCGAGGGTCGCCGCTGGTCGGAGGGCATCCACCAGGCCGTCGAGGCCAAGGAGGGCGTGAAGATCAAAGAGGAGAACCAGACCCTCGCCACGATCACGCTCCAGAACTACTTCCGCATGTACGACAAGCTCGCCGGCATGACCGGCACCGCCGCCACCGAGGCCGCCGAGCTGATGAACACCTACGGGCTCGGCGTCGTGCCGGTGCCGACCAACCGCCCGATCGCACGGGCCGACCAGCCCGACCTGATCTACAAGGGCGAGCTCGGCAAGTTCAACGCCGTCATCGAAGACATCGCCGAGCGACACGAGACCGGCCAGCCGGTCCTCGTCGGCACGGTCAGCGTCGAGAAGTCCGAGTTGCTCTCGCGTCTCATGAAGCAGCGCGGAATCCCGCACGAGGTGCTCAACGCCAAGCAGCACACGCGTGAGGCCGACATCGTCGCCCAGGCGGGGCGGCTCGGCGCGGTCACCGTCGCCACCAACATGGCCGGTCGAGGTGTCGACATCCAGTTGGGCGGCAGCCCCGAGTTGATGGCGCGCCAGGAGGTCCACAAGGAGGGCTTCTCGCCCGACCTGATGGTCGACGACTTCACCCTGCCCCGTCCCGTCTCCGAGATGCCGGAAGACTTCCAGGAGGAGCGCGCCAAGGCGTTCGCTCGCTACGAGGAGCACCTCGCCGCGTTCAAGGCCCAGTGCCGCGCCGAAGGCGAGCAGGTGCGTGCGGCCGGCGGCCTGTACGTCATCGGTTCCGAACGCCACGACTCGCGCCGTATCGACAACCAGCTTCGCGGCCGCTCCGGCCGTCAGGGCGACCCGGGCGAGAGCCGCTTCTACCTCAGCCTCGACGACGAACTCATGCGCCTGTTCGCCACCGGCGCCCTGCAGTGGGCGATGGGCCGATTCGACGACGACGAGGCGATCGAGGCCAAGATGGTGACCAAGGCGATCGAGCGGGCCCAGACCACCGTTGAGACCAAGAACGCCGAGATCCGCAAGAACGTCCTCAAGTACGACGAGGTCATGAACGAGCAGCGCAAGGTGATCTACCAGCGCCGCGACCAGATCCTCGAGGGCGAAGACCTCAAGTCCGCCGCCGCCGAGTACCTCGCCGACGCCGTCGATGCACTGATCCAGTCGCACTGCGCGTCGGTCGCGACCGACGAGTGGGACGTCGACGGGTTGGCCAAGGAGCTCACCCTCTTCTGGCCGACGACACTGAGCGCCGACGACCTCGCAGGCGTGCGCAACTCCGACGAGTTGTACGACGTGATCATGGCCGAGGCCACGAATCACTACGAGCAGCGTGAGACCGAGATGGGTGACCAGGTCATGCGCGAGGTCGAGCGGCAGGTCATGCTGCGCATCATCGACCAGCGCTGGCGCGAACACCTCGAGGAGATGGACTACCTCAAGGAGGGCATCAACCTCCGGGCCATGGGCCAGAAGGACCCGCTCGTCGAATGGCAGCGTGAGGGCTTCGAGATGTTCGGCGGGATGATGAAGGGCATCGCCCAGGACTTCGTCCGCTACGTCATGCACGTCAAAGTCGTCGAGAAAGACCAGGAGCAGCCGAAGCTCGGTACGCCGCAGGTGCTCAACATGCAGACATCGTCGAGCGACGACCAGCCGACATCGAGTGGTTTCGATCGGGCGGCCGCCCAGGTCGCCGCCGACGACGGCGCCCCGGCCCCTGCCCAGCCCGCGCCGAGCACCAAGCCGCAGACGGTCCAGAAGGATGCGTTCGACAAGACGCCGCGCAATGCGCCATGCCCCTGCGGGTCCGGCAAGAAGTTCAAGAACTGTCACGGCGCCGCCTGA
- the prfB gene encoding peptide chain release factor 2, with product MRDFTDELREQRRRLVEAAGYLKIADGRDRLVELESEMQRPDLWDDAELAKRVNTEYANVKDDLDTYDGLASKLDDVDVLHEMARELDDESQEADIAAELGEIKSTLDQLELRSLFTGEHDDSPCIVQINAKDGGVDAQDFAEMLLRMYARWAEQRGFDITLNYESEGVEAGINSAEFTLKGRYAYGLMTSERGTHRLVRISPFDNQGRRQTSFAAVQVWPELDEPNVDINEADIRMEVFRASGAGGQHINKTSSAVRLIHEPTGLVASSQEERSQLQNRERAMNRLKSLLAAKIEEEHQAELDSIAGKQAQVGWGSQIRSYVMQPYQMVKDLRTEVETAAVDAVFNGDLDQFMEGYLQWKRAEVDEA from the coding sequence ATGCGTGACTTCACCGATGAGCTGCGAGAGCAGCGTCGACGCCTCGTCGAGGCCGCCGGCTACCTGAAGATCGCCGACGGTCGCGACCGACTCGTCGAACTCGAGTCCGAGATGCAGCGGCCCGACCTCTGGGACGACGCCGAACTCGCGAAACGGGTCAACACCGAATACGCCAACGTCAAGGACGACCTCGACACCTACGACGGTCTCGCGAGCAAGCTCGACGACGTCGACGTGCTGCACGAGATGGCCCGCGAACTCGACGACGAGTCCCAGGAGGCCGACATCGCCGCCGAGTTGGGGGAGATCAAGTCGACGCTCGATCAGCTCGAGTTGCGCAGCCTCTTCACCGGCGAACACGACGACTCGCCGTGCATCGTCCAGATCAACGCGAAGGACGGTGGCGTCGACGCCCAGGACTTCGCCGAGATGCTGCTGCGCATGTATGCCAGGTGGGCCGAACAGCGCGGCTTCGACATCACGCTCAACTACGAGTCCGAGGGCGTCGAGGCGGGGATCAACTCCGCCGAGTTCACGCTCAAGGGCCGGTACGCGTACGGCTTGATGACCAGCGAACGCGGTACCCATCGCCTCGTGCGGATCAGCCCGTTCGACAACCAGGGGCGGCGTCAGACCAGCTTCGCTGCGGTGCAGGTGTGGCCCGAGCTCGACGAGCCCAACGTCGACATCAACGAGGCCGACATCCGCATGGAGGTCTTCCGGGCGTCGGGCGCCGGCGGTCAGCACATCAACAAGACCTCGTCCGCGGTGCGTCTGATCCACGAACCGACCGGGCTCGTCGCCAGCTCGCAGGAAGAGCGGAGTCAGCTCCAGAACCGCGAGCGGGCCATGAACCGACTCAAGTCGCTCCTCGCCGCCAAGATCGAAGAGGAGCATCAGGCCGAACTCGACTCGATCGCCGGCAAGCAGGCACAGGTCGGCTGGGGCAGCCAGATCCGCTCCTACGTGATGCAGCCTTACCAGATGGTGAAGGACCTGCGCACCGAGGTCGAGACCGCGGCGGTCGACGCCGTGTTCAACGGCGACCTCGATCAGTTCATGGAGGGGTACCTCCAGTGGAAGCGGGCCGAGGTCGACGAGGCCTGA
- the ftsE gene encoding cell division ATP-binding protein FtsE: MIRLENVTKSYSADVVALQDASFDIAKGEFVFLVGPSGSGKSTMLRLLNRQERPERGAVWVAGRNIIDMPPGRVPHLRRNIGNIFQDYKLLSNKTVFENVAFAQEVIGKPKHVIRQQVPAVLDLVGLAGKEERFPHQLSGGEQQRVSIARAFVNRPLILIADEPTGNLDPTTGEGIMRLLDRINKTGTTVVMATHDQRIVNTMRKRVIQLDRGVIVRDQARGVYE, translated from the coding sequence ATGATCCGACTCGAGAACGTCACCAAGAGCTATTCCGCCGACGTCGTCGCGTTGCAGGACGCGAGCTTCGACATCGCCAAGGGTGAGTTCGTCTTCCTCGTCGGTCCCTCCGGCTCGGGCAAGAGCACGATGTTGCGGTTGCTCAACCGACAGGAGCGCCCCGAGCGTGGGGCGGTCTGGGTCGCCGGGCGCAACATCATCGACATGCCGCCCGGCCGGGTGCCACACCTGCGACGCAACATCGGCAACATCTTCCAGGACTACAAGCTCCTCTCGAACAAGACCGTGTTCGAGAACGTCGCCTTCGCCCAGGAGGTCATCGGCAAGCCGAAGCACGTGATCCGCCAGCAGGTGCCCGCCGTGCTCGACCTCGTCGGGCTCGCCGGCAAGGAAGAACGCTTCCCGCACCAGCTCTCCGGTGGTGAGCAGCAGCGCGTGTCGATCGCGCGCGCCTTCGTCAACCGACCGTTGATCCTCATCGCCGACGAGCCGACCGGCAACCTCGACCCGACCACGGGCGAGGGCATCATGCGACTGCTCGACCGGATCAACAAGACCGGCACCACCGTCGTCATGGCCACCCACGACCAGCGGATCGTCAACACGATGCGCAAGCGCGTGATCCAGCTCGACCGCGGCGTCATCGTCCGTGACCAGGCGCGAGGCGTCTACGAATAG
- a CDS encoding ABC transporter permease encodes MLSRLAYTLRETLAGFQRNVTLTVAAIITAAISLLIFGLTLLIQDGFDNLLARWEGGVEMIVFVNANTAPDGLQLIEDTLDDQVGTTIDSYTYCDVECSLADADRVLAGDPTTRELLGPENIPTLYKIVPNEATDVPYLRGLKESYLTLPSVNTVTLAEEQLDLISKLQGFVSVYTTGLWIALMFASGLLIWNTIRTAMFARRREIEVMKLVGATDWFIRVPFMLEGLIQGVLGGALAVGAMQFINWRWTLGVEDFPDSSGMTALVVVDGYQWQVSILIVAFGALIGMVGSGIAASRFLDV; translated from the coding sequence ATGCTCTCCCGCCTCGCATACACCCTCCGCGAAACCCTCGCCGGCTTCCAGCGCAACGTCACGCTCACGGTCGCGGCCATCATCACCGCGGCGATCTCGCTGCTGATCTTCGGTCTGACGCTCCTGATCCAGGACGGTTTCGACAACTTGCTCGCCCGCTGGGAGGGCGGCGTCGAGATGATCGTGTTCGTCAACGCCAACACGGCTCCCGACGGCTTGCAGCTGATCGAGGACACGCTCGACGACCAGGTCGGCACCACGATCGACTCGTACACCTACTGCGACGTCGAGTGCTCGCTGGCCGACGCCGACCGGGTGCTCGCCGGTGATCCGACCACGCGTGAGCTGCTCGGCCCCGAGAACATCCCGACGCTGTACAAGATCGTCCCGAACGAGGCCACCGACGTCCCGTACCTGCGGGGGTTGAAGGAGAGCTACCTCACCCTGCCCAGCGTCAACACGGTCACGCTCGCCGAGGAGCAACTCGATCTGATCAGCAAACTCCAGGGCTTCGTGAGCGTCTACACGACCGGTCTGTGGATCGCGCTGATGTTCGCATCCGGCCTCCTGATCTGGAACACGATCCGCACCGCGATGTTCGCGAGACGTCGTGAGATCGAGGTGATGAAACTCGTGGGTGCGACCGACTGGTTCATCCGCGTCCCGTTCATGCTCGAAGGGCTCATCCAGGGTGTGCTCGGCGGAGCGTTGGCGGTCGGCGCGATGCAGTTCATCAACTGGCGATGGACGCTCGGCGTGGAGGACTTCCCCGACTCGTCGGGCATGACCGCGCTCGTGGTCGTCGACGGCTACCAGTGGCAGGTGTCGATCCTGATCGTGGCGTTCGGCGCCTTGATCGGCATGGTGGGGTCCGGCATCGCCGCCTCCCGCTTCCTCGACGTCTGA
- a CDS encoding PhoX family phosphatase: protein MLDDESTSNPTDNRPFEDVLDARFSRRTLMVGSLAGAAVAFVGMPSVAEAGRAAHATPASGGGRRRTSIGFTSIPLQDGSMPTIAPEYQFAPLIPWLEKLDGSGDSYALETLTAREQESAIGIGHDGMWYSGDDRRGLLCINHEFGDNTHVLGVASPTTLEQVRLSQAAHGVSVVKIERRSGSWKMRPSSLNRRIHVNTPMKFGGPAAKSPLLSTPAGNAPAGTLNNCSSGHTPWGTYLTCEENFNGYFGSTGDWTPTEMQARYGLSAGGFGYAWHEFDERFDLANPAYTNEENRFGWVVEVDPRRRKTKPVKRTALGRVKHEGAAVTVGRGGRAVVYMGDDERFDYIYKFVSSGNWRSMIRRGISPLDEGTLYVARFDDDGTGTWLELSTENPALAGWSTDEILVYTRAAADVVCATPMDRPEWTSVGPNGEVYCTLTNNSRRTEADAANPLAPNPDGHIIRWTDSDRHVGTTFRWDIFAISRDVQDADGQMFGSPDGLWADPDGRVFVQTDGSQPNGNNDQMLVAGADGESFRRLFTGVAGCEVTGLTVTPDRRTMFVNLQHPGNGDPSLTNWPVPFSGADGPVPRDSTVVITRHDGGVIGS, encoded by the coding sequence ATGCTCGACGACGAATCCACCAGCAACCCCACCGACAACCGCCCCTTCGAGGACGTCCTCGACGCACGATTCTCCCGACGGACCCTGATGGTCGGCAGTCTCGCCGGAGCTGCCGTGGCGTTCGTCGGCATGCCGAGCGTGGCCGAAGCCGGCCGAGCCGCCCATGCCACTCCCGCGTCCGGCGGCGGACGACGTCGCACCTCGATCGGCTTCACGTCGATCCCGTTGCAGGACGGGTCGATGCCGACGATCGCCCCGGAGTACCAGTTCGCGCCGCTGATCCCGTGGCTGGAGAAGCTCGACGGCAGCGGCGACTCGTACGCGCTCGAGACCCTGACCGCTCGCGAGCAGGAGTCCGCCATCGGTATCGGCCACGACGGCATGTGGTACTCCGGCGACGACCGGCGCGGCCTGCTCTGTATCAACCACGAGTTCGGCGACAATACGCACGTGCTGGGCGTCGCGTCCCCCACGACGCTCGAACAGGTCCGGCTGAGTCAGGCCGCCCATGGCGTGAGCGTCGTCAAGATCGAGCGTCGGAGCGGGAGCTGGAAGATGCGTCCCAGCTCGCTCAACCGCCGCATCCATGTCAACACGCCCATGAAGTTCGGTGGGCCGGCTGCCAAGAGCCCGCTGCTGAGTACCCCGGCAGGGAACGCTCCCGCCGGCACCCTCAACAACTGCTCGAGCGGCCACACCCCGTGGGGGACCTACCTGACGTGCGAGGAGAACTTCAACGGCTACTTCGGCTCGACCGGTGACTGGACCCCGACCGAGATGCAGGCCCGGTACGGCTTGTCGGCGGGCGGGTTCGGCTACGCCTGGCACGAGTTCGACGAGCGTTTCGACCTGGCCAACCCGGCATACACGAACGAGGAGAACCGGTTCGGTTGGGTCGTCGAAGTGGATCCCCGACGTCGAAAGACGAAGCCCGTGAAGCGGACCGCCCTCGGTCGGGTCAAGCACGAAGGTGCGGCGGTCACCGTCGGCCGTGGCGGGCGCGCGGTCGTCTACATGGGCGACGACGAGCGCTTCGACTACATCTACAAGTTCGTGTCGAGCGGCAACTGGCGCTCGATGATCCGGCGTGGCATCAGCCCGCTCGACGAGGGGACGCTGTACGTCGCTCGTTTCGACGATGACGGCACGGGCACGTGGCTCGAGCTGTCGACGGAGAACCCGGCGCTCGCCGGCTGGTCGACCGATGAGATCCTCGTGTACACGCGTGCGGCCGCCGACGTCGTGTGCGCCACGCCGATGGACCGCCCGGAGTGGACGTCCGTCGGCCCGAACGGCGAGGTGTACTGCACGCTCACGAACAACAGCCGCCGCACCGAGGCCGACGCCGCCAACCCGCTGGCCCCGAACCCCGACGGACACATCATTCGCTGGACCGACTCGGATCGTCACGTCGGCACGACGTTCCGCTGGGACATCTTCGCGATCTCCCGAGACGTCCAGGACGCTGACGGTCAGATGTTCGGGTCGCCCGACGGGCTCTGGGCCGATCCGGACGGTCGGGTTTTCGTGCAGACCGACGGCAGTCAGCCGAACGGCAACAACGACCAGATGCTGGTCGCCGGGGCCGACGGCGAGTCGTTCCGTCGCCTGTTCACCGGCGTCGCCGGCTGCGAAGTCACCGGCCTGACCGTGACACCGGATCGACGCACGATGTTCGTCAACCTGCAGCATCCCGGCAACGGTGACCCGTCGCTGACGAACTGGCCGGTGCCGTTCAGCGGTGCCGATGGTCCGGTGCCCCGGGACTCGACGGTCGTGATCACCCGCCACGACGGCGGCGTCATCGGCAGCTGA
- a CDS encoding crotonase/enoyl-CoA hydratase family protein, whose translation MPDPSPFTQIRYDVDDRIATITLDRPDKMNAFTGTMMHELLDALDRTDADDDVRAVIVTGSGDRAFCAGADLSAGEQTFSRGGSDIQTDAGVPRDGGGMVSLRIFESKKPVIGAFNGAAVGVGVTMTLPMDIRIASTAARFGFVFARRGIVPEAASSWFLPRVVGISQALEWSFSGRVFGADEALAGGLVRSLHEPDDLLPAARAIATEIAENTAPVSVALTRQMMWRMLGADHPMRAHSADSRAILERGRSADTREGVASFLQKRPAVYTDRVSSDLPDVFPGWVEPDFE comes from the coding sequence GTGCCCGACCCGTCACCATTCACACAGATCCGCTACGACGTCGACGATCGGATCGCGACGATCACGCTGGACCGGCCCGACAAGATGAATGCCTTCACCGGCACCATGATGCACGAGCTGCTCGACGCGCTCGATCGCACGGACGCCGACGACGACGTGCGGGCCGTGATCGTCACCGGCTCCGGCGACCGCGCCTTCTGCGCCGGTGCCGACCTGTCGGCCGGCGAGCAGACGTTCTCCCGTGGCGGTAGCGACATCCAGACCGACGCCGGTGTTCCTCGCGACGGTGGCGGCATGGTGTCGCTGCGGATCTTCGAATCGAAGAAGCCGGTGATCGGGGCCTTCAACGGCGCGGCCGTCGGCGTCGGCGTCACCATGACGCTCCCGATGGACATCCGGATCGCCAGCACGGCGGCTCGCTTCGGATTCGTGTTCGCTCGGCGTGGCATCGTCCCCGAGGCGGCGTCGAGCTGGTTCCTGCCGCGCGTCGTCGGGATCAGCCAGGCACTGGAGTGGAGCTTCTCGGGGCGGGTGTTCGGCGCCGACGAGGCGCTGGCCGGCGGACTGGTGCGCAGCCTGCACGAGCCCGACGACCTGCTGCCGGCCGCACGCGCGATCGCCACCGAGATCGCCGAGAACACCGCACCGGTCTCGGTGGCGCTCACCCGCCAGATGATGTGGCGCATGCTCGGCGCCGATCACCCGATGCGTGCCCACTCGGCCGACAGCCGGGCGATCCTCGAGCGGGGGCGCAGTGCCGACACCCGTGAGGGCGTGGCGAGCTTCCTCCAGAAGCGACCCGCCGTGTACA